A region from the uncultured Draconibacterium sp. genome encodes:
- a CDS encoding LytTR family DNA-binding domain-containing protein — protein sequence MVLNCIIVDDEPLSQDVLGDYVNACPELQLVAVCSDALEAGQILKDEKVDLLFLDINMPKLSGIGFIKSLKEPPLFILVTAYPEFALEGFEVDAVDYLLKPVSFERFRTALNRAIERFSMRKENNPQHLMVRANKKDYRLNFNEIIYLEAQGDYVRFITESQSLMVHGRLKDFLAALPEKQFGRIHKSYVVSLSKVVYLEGNQVSLGEIKLPVSLSFKDEFLAKLHA from the coding sequence ATGGTTTTAAACTGTATTATTGTCGACGATGAACCTTTATCGCAGGATGTATTGGGCGATTATGTAAACGCTTGCCCCGAACTGCAATTGGTTGCGGTTTGCAGCGATGCGCTTGAGGCCGGACAAATATTGAAGGACGAGAAAGTAGATTTGCTTTTTCTGGATATAAACATGCCCAAATTAAGTGGCATTGGTTTTATAAAAAGTTTAAAAGAACCACCTTTGTTTATATTGGTTACGGCTTATCCCGAGTTTGCCTTAGAAGGCTTCGAGGTAGATGCAGTAGATTACCTGCTTAAGCCGGTATCGTTTGAACGTTTCCGAACGGCATTAAACAGGGCCATCGAGCGATTTTCAATGCGCAAAGAGAATAATCCGCAACACCTGATGGTTAGAGCCAATAAAAAAGACTATCGCCTAAATTTTAACGAAATTATTTACCTTGAAGCGCAGGGCGATTATGTTCGTTTTATTACCGAAAGTCAATCGCTTATGGTACACGGTCGTTTAAAAGATTTTCTTGCAGCTCTTCCCGAGAAACAATTTGGCCGTATTCATAAATCATATGTGGTGTCGTTATCAAAAGTGGTGTACCTCGAGGGAAATCAGGTTAGTTTGGGCGAAATTAAACTGCCGGTAAGCCTTAGTTTTAAAGATGAATTTCTGGCAAAATTGCATGCATAA